GGGCGTTATTGACCGCAGAGGACGCAAAGGACGCAGAGGGAAAGCGTAAGAAATCGTCATTCCGACCCGCGGTAGCGGGGGCGATCGGGAATCCATTTTGACTTCAACGGCGTTCGAAATGGATTCCCGCCTTCGCGGGAATGACGGCTTTGGTTTCCTGCGTCCTCTGCGTCCTCTGCGGTTTAGCTTTGCTTTTACTTGCGTTTGGCCATCGGCACGAAGTCGCGCGTCGACGGGCCGGTGAAGAGCTGGCGCGGACGGTTGAGCTTCGAGTCCGGGTCGCTGAACATCTCGTTCCACTGCGCGATCCAGCCGACGGTGCGGGCGAGCGCGAAGATCGCGGTGAACAGCGGCACCGGGATGCCGAGCGCCTTGTAGACGATGCCCGAGTAGAAGTCGACGTTCGGATACAGGCGGCGCTTGATGAAGTAATCATCTTCCAGCGCGACCTTCTCCAGCGCGAGCGCGAGCTTGAAGAGCTTGTCGTCCTTCAGGTCCAGCTCTTCCAGCACCTCGTGGCAGGTCTTCTGGATGATCTTCGCGCGCGGGTCGTAATTCTTGTAGACGCGGTGGCCGAAGCCGAACAGCACCGACTGGTCGTCGCGGTCCTTCACGCGCTTGATGAAGGCCGGGATGTTCTTGGCGTCGCCGATCTCGTCCAGCATCTTCAGCACCGCCTCGTTCGCGCCGCCGTGCGCCGGGCCCCAAAGGCTCGCCACACCCGCCGCGATGCACGCGAACGGGTTCGCGCCGGTCGAGCCGGCGAGACGCACGGTCGAGGTCGACGCGTTCTGCTCGTGGTCGGCGTGCAGGATGAGGATGCGATCCATGGCGCGCGTGAGCACCGGGTTCGGCTCGTATTTCTCGCACGGGGTGCCGAAAGTCATGTAGAGGAAGTTCTCGACGTACGAGAGGTCGTTCCTCGGATACATGAACGGCTGGCCGATGTTGTACTTGTAGGTCATCGCGGTGATCGTCGGCAGCTTGGCGATCAGGCGGAAGGCCGAGATCTCGCGGCTCTTCGGATCGTTGATGTCGATGGAGTCGTGATAGAACGCCGACAGCGCGCCGACGACGCCGCACAGCACCGCCATCGGGTGCGCGTCGCGGCGGAAGCCCGAGTAGAAGCGCGAGAGCTGCTCGTGCACCATCGTGTGGTGGGTCACGATGTCGGTGAACTGGTCGAGCTGCTGCTTGTTCGGGAGCTCGCCGTTGAGGATGAGATAGCAGACCTCGAGGAAGGTCGTGGTCTCGGCGAGCTGCTCGATCGGGTAGCCGCGATACTGCAGGATGCCCTGGTCGCCGTCGATGAAGGTGATCTTCGAGCGCGTGCTCGCGGTGGAGAGGTAGCCGGGATCGTACGTGAACTTGCCCGTCTTCGCGTAGAGCGCGCGCACGTCGATCACTTCCGGGCCCATGCTGCCGTCGAGCACGGGAAAGTCCACAGACGGCGAGCCGTCGCTGAAGGACAGGGTTGCGAGTTTTTCGGCCATAACGTTCTCCGGTTTCCTGATCTGTCGGTTGTCTGTTTTAAGCTGCCACGTTTGCATTGATCGCGCGAAGCTGCGCGATGATCCCGCGCTCCGCGTCGTCTTCGGGCTCGGCCCTTCCCATCACCAGCGCGAACAGCATCGGGTCGGGATAGGCGAGCACGGCCTGGAACACCTCGAGCTCGTTCGCATCGAGGCCGTCGAGGTGCCGCTCGACGTAAGCGTTCAGCACGAGATCGAGCTCGAGCATGCCGCGGCGGCAATGCCAGCGGATGCGGTCGTGGGCTCGATCGCGCGCTTCGCTCATAGCGCCCGCTTGACCATGAGGTCGCGGATCTTGTTGATCGCCGCCGTCGGATTCAGATTCTTCGGGCAGACGTCCGCGCAGTTCATGATCGAATGGCAGCGGAACAGGCGATACGGGTCCTCGAGATTGTCGAGGCGGTCGTTCACTTTCTCGTCTCGCGTATCGGCGATGAAGCGGTAGGCCCACAGCAATCCGGCGGGACCGACGAACTTGTCGGGGTTCCACCAGAACGACGGACACGAGGTCGAGCAGCACGCGCAGAGGATGCACTCGTAGAGGCCGTTGAGCTCTTCGCGATCGTCGGGCGACTGCAGCCGCTCGCGCTCCGGCGCGGGCTGCTCGTTCTGCACGTAGGGCCTGATCGAGTGGTACTGCTTGAAGAACTGCGACATGTCGACCACGAGGTCGCGGATCACGGGCAGCCCCGGCAGCGGACGGATCACCACCGGCTCCTTCACCTCGACGATCTTGGTGATGCACGCCAGCCGGTTCTTGCCGTTGATGTTCATCGCGTCCGAGCCGCACACGCCTTCGCGGCACGAGCGGCGGAACGAGAACGTGTCGTCCTTTTCCTTGATGCGCACCAGCGCGTCGAGCAGCATGCGGTCGGTCGGCTCGAGCTCGATGTCGTAGTCCTGCATGTGGGGCTTCGCGTCCACATCAGGGTTGTATCTGTAGATGGAGAATCGCATTTAGGTCCTAACTACCTGCTGTGACCAAATCACTTCGTTGAGTGAAAAGTGAACCGTGAAACGTGATGCGTTCGCACCACAGCCTTCGTTTCACGTTTCACATTTCACGTTTCACCCTTAATAAACCCGCGGCTTCGGCTCGAACGTCTCCACCGTCAGCGGCTTCAGCTTCACCGGCTTGTACTCCAGCCTGTTGCCTTCCTTGTACCAGAGCGAATGCTTGAGCCAGTTGACGTCGTCGCGCTCGTGGAAGTCGCTGCGGTCGTGCGCGCCGCGGCTTTCCTTGCGCGCTTCCGCGCAGATCATGGTCGACAGCGCGGTCTCGATGAGGTTGTCGAGCTCGAGCGCTTCGACGCGTGCGGTATTGAAGACCTTGCTCTTGTCCTTGATGAAGGTGTGATGCGAGCGCGCCGCGATCTCCTTCATCTTCGCCACACCTTCGGTCAGGCTGTCCGGGAAGCGGAACACGCCGCAGTGGAGCTGCATCGTGCGCCGCATGTCGGCGCCGACGCCGCTGACGGTCTCGCCGCTCGTCGCCGAGTCGAGGCGCGCGAGCCGCGCCATCGTCATGTCGCCGGCGTCGGCGGGCAGGTCCTGCTGCGCGCTCACGTCCGCCTTGATGTCGCGGACGACCGTCTCGCCGGACGCCTTGCCGAACACCAGCAGGTCGAGGAGCGAGTTGGTGCCGAGGCGGTTCGCGCCGTGGACCGACACGCACGCGATCTCGCCCGCGGCATACAGGCCTTTCACGAGCTTCTCGCCGCCGGCGCCGTCGGGCACGACGACCTGGCCGTGCATGTTGGTCGGGACGCCGCCCATCTGGTAATGGCACGTCGGCACGACCGGAATCGGGTCGGTGACCGGATCGACGTTCGCGAATTTCTTGGCGATCTCGCGGATGCCGGGAAGGCGCTTGTCGATCGTCTCGGCGCCGAGGTGGTCGAGCTTGAGCAGGATGTATTCGCCGTCCTTGCCCGCGCCGCGGCCTTCCTTGATCTCGGTGGCCATCGCGCGCGAAACCACGTCACGGCTCGCCAGGTCTTTGACGGTCGGCGCGTAACGCTCCATGAAGCGCTCGCCGTTCTTGTTGAGGAGGAAGCCGCCCTCCCCGCGCACGCCTTCGGTGATCAGCACGCCGGCGCCCGCCACCCCGGTCGGGTGGAACTGCCAGAACTCCATGTCCTCGAGCGGGATGCCCGCGCGCGCCGCCATGCCGATGCCGTCGCCGGTGTTGATGAAGGCGTTGGTGCTTGCCGAATAGATGCGGCCGGCGCCCCCGGTTGCAAGCAGGGTCGCTTTCGCCTGCAGGATCATCACTTCGCCTGTTTCCATCTCCAGCGCCACCACCCCGAGCACGTCGCCCTGCTGGTTGCGGATGAGATCGAGCGCCATCCACTCGACGAAGAACTGGGTGTGCGCGCGCACGTTGCGCTGATACAGCGTGTGCAGCATCGCGTGACCGGTGCGGTCGGCCGCGGCGCAGGCGCGCTTGACCGCGCGCTCGCCGTAGTTGCTGGTGTGGCCGCCGAAAGGCCGCTGGTAGATCTTGCCGTTGTCGAGACGGTCGAACGGCATGCCGAAGTG
This genomic stretch from Burkholderiales bacterium harbors:
- a CDS encoding succinate dehydrogenase iron-sulfur subunit, with the translated sequence MRFSIYRYNPDVDAKPHMQDYDIELEPTDRMLLDALVRIKEKDDTFSFRRSCREGVCGSDAMNINGKNRLACITKIVEVKEPVVIRPLPGLPVIRDLVVDMSQFFKQYHSIRPYVQNEQPAPERERLQSPDDREELNGLYECILCACCSTSCPSFWWNPDKFVGPAGLLWAYRFIADTRDEKVNDRLDNLEDPYRLFRCHSIMNCADVCPKNLNPTAAINKIRDLMVKRAL
- a CDS encoding succinate dehydrogenase assembly factor 2, whose product is MSEARDRAHDRIRWHCRRGMLELDLVLNAYVERHLDGLDANELEVFQAVLAYPDPMLFALVMGRAEPEDDAERGIIAQLRAINANVAA
- a CDS encoding citrate synthase, translated to MAEKLATLSFSDGSPSVDFPVLDGSMGPEVIDVRALYAKTGKFTYDPGYLSTASTRSKITFIDGDQGILQYRGYPIEQLAETTTFLEVCYLILNGELPNKQQLDQFTDIVTHHTMVHEQLSRFYSGFRRDAHPMAVLCGVVGALSAFYHDSIDINDPKSREISAFRLIAKLPTITAMTYKYNIGQPFMYPRNDLSYVENFLYMTFGTPCEKYEPNPVLTRAMDRILILHADHEQNASTSTVRLAGSTGANPFACIAAGVASLWGPAHGGANEAVLKMLDEIGDAKNIPAFIKRVKDRDDQSVLFGFGHRVYKNYDPRAKIIQKTCHEVLEELDLKDDKLFKLALALEKVALEDDYFIKRRLYPNVDFYSGIVYKALGIPVPLFTAIFALARTVGWIAQWNEMFSDPDSKLNRPRQLFTGPSTRDFVPMAKRK
- the sdhA gene encoding succinate dehydrogenase flavoprotein subunit, giving the protein MAIAKRQFDAIVVGAGGSGLRAALELSEANLRVAVLSKVFPTRSHTVAAQGGVSASLGNDEPDNWHWHMYDTVKGSDYLGDQDAIEFMCRKAVEVVVELEHFGMPFDRLDNGKIYQRPFGGHTSNYGERAVKRACAAADRTGHAMLHTLYQRNVRAHTQFFVEWMALDLIRNQQGDVLGVVALEMETGEVMILQAKATLLATGGAGRIYSASTNAFINTGDGIGMAARAGIPLEDMEFWQFHPTGVAGAGVLITEGVRGEGGFLLNKNGERFMERYAPTVKDLASRDVVSRAMATEIKEGRGAGKDGEYILLKLDHLGAETIDKRLPGIREIAKKFANVDPVTDPIPVVPTCHYQMGGVPTNMHGQVVVPDGAGGEKLVKGLYAAGEIACVSVHGANRLGTNSLLDLLVFGKASGETVVRDIKADVSAQQDLPADAGDMTMARLARLDSATSGETVSGVGADMRRTMQLHCGVFRFPDSLTEGVAKMKEIAARSHHTFIKDKSKVFNTARVEALELDNLIETALSTMICAEARKESRGAHDRSDFHERDDVNWLKHSLWYKEGNRLEYKPVKLKPLTVETFEPKPRVY